From a single Jatrophihabitans sp. genomic region:
- a CDS encoding SRPBCC family protein, with translation MTKSIDVSVPVRTAYNQWTQFETFPHFMGGVESITQIDDTHSHWVTKIGGVSREFDTEITEQHPDERVAWKSTDGTTHAGVVTFHRLSEGESRVTVQLDWEADSVVEKAGALVGVDDHQVKADLERFKDYIEGQGREDGAWRGNVDSPTT, from the coding sequence GTGACGAAGTCGATAGATGTCTCGGTGCCGGTGCGGACTGCCTACAACCAGTGGACGCAGTTCGAGACCTTCCCGCACTTCATGGGCGGGGTGGAGTCCATCACCCAGATCGATGACACCCATTCGCACTGGGTGACCAAGATCGGCGGCGTGAGTCGTGAGTTCGACACCGAGATCACCGAGCAGCACCCCGACGAGCGGGTGGCCTGGAAGAGCACCGACGGCACCACCCACGCCGGAGTGGTCACCTTCCACCGGCTGAGCGAGGGTGAGAGCCGGGTCACTGTCCAGCTCGACTGGGAGGCTGACAGCGTCGTGGAGAAGGCCGGAGCGCTGGTCGGCGTCGATGACCACCAGGTGAAGGCCGACCTGGAGCGGTTCAAGGACTACATCGAGGGCCAGGGCCGTGAAGACGGCGCGTGGCGGGGCAACGTCGACAGCCCGACCACCTGA
- a CDS encoding M4 family metallopeptidase has product MVLPQRPRRSTAIVTLTSLAALAVTGIAVTGPAATAAPSPKASPSALAAQSAAALVASKAAALHVSSHDAFIAHKVISTPEGLQYVPYDRTYKGLPVIGGDFVVVTNATGQVLSTAVQQDSAINLATVATRTPSQAAAAARTHAKGKVIDSVTGTRQVVLALGTPRLAYETVVSSHVGATPSTLHVFTDAKTGAVAHSYDEVHKGTGTGKWNGPSPLAISTSHPTSTTWTMTDPTRSNVSCRDYTTRAVLSGTDDVWGNGVGSNRETGCVDALFDLKTQWSMLSSWLGRNGINGSGGGFPIYMGLNDLNAYWNGSSVTIGHNQANEWISSLDVVGHEFGHAIDANTPGGIGSSAVAEFTGDVLGALTERFANESAAYDPPDYLVGEEINLVGQGPIRNMYNPSAAGDPNCYSSSIPTMETHSAAGPGNHWFYLLAEGTNPTNGQPTSTTCNGSTNLVGIGAQTAGKIFYNAMLAKTTSMTYFKYRIATLNAAKNLTPGVCTNFNKVKAAWNAVSVPAQVGEPTC; this is encoded by the coding sequence ATGGTTCTTCCCCAGCGACCTCGTCGCTCCACAGCGATCGTCACCCTGACGAGCTTGGCGGCCCTGGCCGTCACCGGAATCGCGGTCACCGGCCCGGCGGCCACCGCCGCGCCCAGTCCCAAGGCCTCACCCAGCGCCCTGGCCGCGCAATCGGCCGCCGCCCTGGTCGCGTCGAAGGCCGCTGCCCTGCACGTCAGCAGTCACGACGCCTTCATCGCTCACAAGGTGATCTCGACGCCCGAGGGCCTGCAGTACGTGCCCTATGACCGCACCTACAAGGGCCTGCCGGTGATCGGCGGCGACTTCGTCGTCGTCACCAACGCCACCGGCCAGGTCCTGTCCACCGCGGTGCAGCAAGACAGCGCCATCAACCTGGCCACCGTCGCCACGCGCACCCCGTCCCAGGCCGCGGCCGCCGCTCGGACCCACGCCAAGGGCAAGGTCATCGACTCGGTCACCGGCACCCGCCAGGTCGTGCTCGCCCTGGGCACGCCCCGGCTGGCGTATGAGACCGTGGTCTCCAGTCACGTCGGCGCGACCCCCAGCACGCTGCACGTCTTCACCGACGCCAAGACCGGCGCGGTGGCCCACTCCTACGACGAGGTGCACAAGGGAACTGGCACCGGCAAGTGGAACGGCCCGAGCCCGCTGGCCATCAGCACCAGCCACCCGACTTCCACCACCTGGACGATGACCGACCCGACCCGGTCGAACGTCTCCTGCCGCGACTACACCACCAGAGCGGTGCTCTCGGGCACTGATGACGTGTGGGGCAACGGCGTCGGCAGCAACCGAGAAACCGGTTGCGTGGACGCCCTGTTCGACCTCAAGACCCAGTGGAGCATGCTCTCCAGCTGGCTGGGACGCAACGGCATCAACGGCTCCGGCGGCGGCTTCCCGATCTACATGGGCCTCAATGACCTCAACGCCTACTGGAACGGCTCCTCGGTCACGATCGGCCACAACCAGGCCAACGAGTGGATCTCCTCCCTCGACGTGGTCGGCCACGAGTTCGGCCACGCGATCGACGCCAACACCCCCGGCGGCATCGGCTCCAGTGCGGTCGCTGAGTTCACCGGTGATGTCCTGGGCGCGCTGACCGAGCGCTTCGCCAACGAGTCCGCCGCCTACGACCCGCCGGACTACCTTGTCGGCGAGGAGATCAACCTGGTCGGGCAGGGCCCGATCCGCAACATGTACAACCCCTCGGCCGCTGGTGACCCGAACTGCTACTCCAGCTCGATTCCGACCATGGAGACCCACTCCGCGGCCGGTCCCGGCAACCACTGGTTCTACCTGCTCGCCGAAGGCACCAACCCCACCAACGGCCAGCCCACCAGCACCACCTGCAACGGCTCTACCAACCTGGTCGGCATCGGCGCCCAGACCGCCGGCAAGATCTTCTACAACGCCATGCTGGCCAAGACCACCAGCATGACGTACTTCAAGTACCGCATCGCCACCCTGAACGCCGCCAAGAACCTGACCCCGGGCGTCTGCACCAACTTCAACAAGGTCAAGGCCGCCTGGAACGCCGTCAGCGTCCCGGCGCAGGTTGGTGAGCCGACCTGCTGA
- a CDS encoding M4 family metallopeptidase gives MALIPRRRSAAVAALLGMSALAVTGIAVTGSATAAPSPKASPSALAAQSAAALVASKAAALHISSHDAFIAHSVISTPDGLQYVPYDRTYKGLPVVGGDFVVVTNAAGQVLSTSAAQEQAINLATTATRTPSQAAAAARTHAKGKVIDSVTGTRQVVLAYGTPRLAYETVVASHTDAKPSKLHVFTDAKTGALLHSSDEVREGSGTGKWNGPSPLAIDTSHPTSTTWTMTDPTRSNVSCRDYTTRAVLSGTDDVWGNGVGSSIETGCVDALFDLKNQWSMLSSWLGRNGINGSGGGFPIYMGLNDLNAYWNGSSVTIGHNQAGDWISSLDVVGHEFGHGLDANTPGGIGSSAVAEFTGDVLGALTERFANESVTYDEPDYLVGEEINLVGSGPIRNMYNPAAAGDPNCYSKSVNTMETHSAAGPGNHWFYLASEGSNPTNGQPASPTCNGSTVTGIGIQTVGKIFYNAMLQKTSRMSYAKYRIATLNAAKNLTPGNCANFNVIKAAWNAVSLPAQTGEPIC, from the coding sequence ATGGCCCTAATCCCTCGTCGCCGTAGCGCGGCAGTGGCCGCCTTGCTCGGCATGTCGGCCCTGGCCGTCACCGGTATCGCGGTCACCGGCTCGGCCACCGCCGCGCCCAGCCCGAAGGCGTCACCGTCCGCTCTGGCCGCGCAGTCGGCCGCCGCCCTGGTCGCGTCCAAAGCAGCCGCCCTGCACATCAGCAGCCACGACGCCTTCATCGCCCACTCGGTGATCTCGACGCCGGACGGCCTGCAGTACGTGCCCTATGACCGCACCTACAAGGGCCTGCCGGTAGTCGGCGGCGACTTCGTCGTCGTCACCAACGCCGCCGGCCAGGTGCTGTCCACGTCGGCGGCCCAGGAGCAGGCGATCAACCTGGCCACCACCGCGACGCGCACCCCGTCCCAGGCCGCGGCCGCCGCTCGCACCCACGCCAAGGGCAAGGTCATCGACTCGGTCACCGGCACCCGCCAGGTCGTGCTGGCCTACGGCACGCCGCGCCTGGCCTATGAGACGGTGGTCGCCAGTCACACCGACGCCAAGCCCAGCAAGCTGCACGTGTTCACCGACGCCAAGACCGGCGCCCTGTTGCACTCCTCCGACGAGGTCCGCGAGGGCTCCGGCACCGGCAAGTGGAACGGCCCGAGCCCGCTGGCCATCGACACCAGCCACCCGACTTCCACCACCTGGACGATGACCGACCCGACCCGCTCCAACGTCTCCTGCCGCGACTACACCACCAGAGCGGTGCTGTCTGGCACTGATGACGTGTGGGGCAACGGCGTGGGCAGCAGCATCGAGACCGGCTGCGTGGACGCCCTGTTCGACCTCAAGAACCAGTGGAGCATGCTCTCCAGCTGGCTCGGCCGTAACGGCATCAACGGCTCCGGCGGCGGCTTCCCGATCTACATGGGCCTCAATGACCTCAACGCCTACTGGAACGGCTCCTCGGTCACGATCGGCCACAACCAGGCCGGCGACTGGATCTCCTCCCTCGACGTGGTGGGCCACGAGTTCGGCCACGGCCTCGACGCCAACACCCCCGGCGGCATCGGCTCCAGCGCGGTCGCTGAGTTCACCGGTGATGTCCTGGGCGCGCTGACCGAGCGCTTCGCCAACGAGTCGGTCACCTACGACGAGCCGGACTACCTGGTCGGCGAGGAGATCAACCTGGTCGGCAGCGGCCCGATCCGCAACATGTACAACCCCGCGGCCGCTGGTGACCCCAACTGCTACTCCAAGTCGGTCAACACCATGGAGACGCACTCCGCGGCTGGTCCCGGCAACCACTGGTTCTACCTGGCGTCGGAGGGCAGCAACCCCACCAACGGCCAGCCGGCCAGCCCGACCTGCAACGGCTCCACCGTCACCGGCATCGGCATCCAGACCGTCGGCAAGATCTTCTACAACGCCATGCTGCAGAAGACCTCCCGCATGAGCTACGCCAAGTACCGCATCGCCACCCTGAACGCCGCCAAGAACCTCACCCCCGGCAACTGCGCCAACTTCAACGTCATCAAGGCTGCCTGGAACGCTGTCAGCCTCCCGGCGCAGACTGGTGAGCCGATCTGCTGA
- a CDS encoding nuclear transport factor 2 family protein, whose product MVSPEIIAVREKTLAAHLEGESRKDVDAVLATFSGVPRYELMSVDKVIDGRDEVRKFLQLFFDSMGPNEHIGEAFYHSPSATAVEVLTVFPHGFDGNQTGQVIKVRSVGVFTFDGEKMLAEKLYADVTPLVPFMPWLTDA is encoded by the coding sequence ATGGTGAGTCCCGAGATCATCGCCGTCCGCGAGAAGACCCTCGCCGCGCATCTGGAAGGCGAGAGCCGCAAGGATGTCGACGCGGTCCTGGCCACCTTCAGCGGCGTGCCCCGGTATGAGCTCATGAGCGTGGACAAGGTCATCGACGGCCGCGACGAGGTGCGCAAGTTCTTGCAGCTGTTCTTCGACTCGATGGGCCCGAACGAGCACATCGGTGAGGCCTTCTACCACTCACCGAGCGCGACGGCCGTGGAAGTGCTGACCGTCTTTCCCCATGGTTTCGACGGCAATCAGACCGGTCAGGTCATCAAGGTCCGCTCCGTCGGCGTCTTCACGTTCGACGGCGAGAAGATGCTCGCCGAAAAGCTCTACGCCGACGTCACGCCGCTCGTGCCCTTCATGCCCTGGCTCACCGACGCCTAG
- a CDS encoding ABC transporter ATP-binding protein yields MAGNPVIRVNDVSKKFVIRKDKSLKERLVNARRSRANIEEFWALRHVDLEVDPGHTLGLIGGNGSGKSTLLKIIGGILTPSDGFVERRGRLAALLELGAGFHGDLTGRENVYLNASILGLSRTQTDQYFGSIVDFSGIEPFIDTQVKFYSSGMYVRLAFAVAIHVDPEILLVDEVLAVGDEPFQRKCLDRIKQFQQDGRTIILVTHSLEQVRQMCDRVVLLNAGSVVVDGSPGEAVRHFREANSEQDHVEQAARNHLLTISDPRTVDAAGKRLSTYPVGASVAVEFDVRAEAGASVSDWAAGVALTDASGLLIYGTNTVLQNVAVAPISGVRTVRFRFDQLPVAEGQYFVTLAVHPKTGPDYHRIDRAMSFQVENSANDPGVLALSPKIEIE; encoded by the coding sequence ATGGCCGGAAATCCCGTCATCCGGGTCAACGACGTCTCGAAGAAGTTCGTGATCCGCAAAGACAAATCGCTCAAGGAGCGGTTGGTCAACGCCCGCCGCTCGCGCGCGAACATCGAGGAGTTCTGGGCATTGCGCCACGTCGACCTCGAGGTCGACCCCGGTCACACGCTCGGCCTGATCGGCGGCAACGGATCGGGCAAGAGCACGCTGCTCAAAATCATCGGCGGCATCCTGACACCATCGGACGGCTTCGTCGAACGGCGTGGCCGGCTGGCGGCGCTGCTCGAGCTCGGCGCCGGTTTCCACGGCGACCTGACCGGCCGTGAGAACGTCTACCTCAACGCCTCGATCCTGGGCCTGAGCCGGACGCAGACCGACCAGTACTTCGGCTCCATCGTCGACTTCTCCGGCATCGAGCCGTTCATCGACACCCAGGTGAAGTTCTACTCCTCCGGCATGTACGTCCGGCTGGCCTTCGCGGTGGCGATCCACGTCGACCCCGAGATCCTGCTGGTCGACGAGGTGCTCGCGGTGGGCGACGAGCCTTTCCAGCGCAAGTGCCTGGACCGCATCAAGCAGTTCCAGCAGGACGGCCGCACCATCATCCTGGTGACCCACAGCCTGGAGCAGGTCCGCCAGATGTGTGACCGGGTGGTGCTGCTCAACGCCGGCTCCGTGGTGGTCGACGGCTCGCCGGGCGAAGCGGTCCGGCACTTCCGCGAGGCCAACTCCGAGCAGGACCACGTCGAGCAGGCCGCCCGCAACCACCTGCTGACGATCTCGGACCCGCGCACCGTCGACGCCGCCGGCAAGCGCCTGAGCACCTACCCGGTCGGGGCCAGCGTCGCGGTGGAGTTCGACGTCCGCGCCGAGGCCGGCGCGTCGGTGAGCGACTGGGCTGCCGGGGTGGCGCTGACCGACGCCTCGGGGCTGCTGATCTACGGCACCAACACGGTGCTGCAGAACGTCGCGGTCGCCCCGATCAGCGGCGTGCGCACCGTCCGGTTCCGCTTCGACCAGCTGCCCGTCGCCGAGGGCCAGTACTTCGTGACGCTGGCCGTGCACCCCAAGACCGGGCCGGACTACCACCGTATCGACCGGGCGATGTCCTTCCAGGTGGAGAACAGCGCCAACGACCCGGGCGTGCTGGCCCTGAGCCCGAAGATCGAGATCGAATGA
- a CDS encoding glycosyltransferase, with protein sequence MSLFQARTPAEAASLLPVNDQPVVIVPVFNSYDDVVRCYEAYFRNTPADVPLLVVDDRGWDRRPFQVLKEVFDAAAPAHDVVVLEQISNKGFLLTMNDAFVAAGRSDIVILNSDVIVGPEWLTRMREAAYSSSTVATVTALTNHGTIVSVPKRNVATDDVPGGLSVDEAARRVAAGSPRLRPRIPTAIGHCTYVKRSVLDVVGPFDPAFNPGYGEEVDFSQRALAAGFEHVVADDVFVFHKGGSSFGRSPEIEKRKYEHEQIIQRRYPYYGPWVRRSSMDDYSPLAASLLAARRSLQGLVVAVDGMCLGPLPAGTQVVVVETVRALAQRPDVHQVLVYTPLQVPDYVRDAFTGHAKIEIRQTTDLTPQVTEKAHVVYRPYQVRDADELEWLRSIGERVVVNQLDLIAYHDAAYFSRDQAWRDYRDLAKLSAYVVDGLTYLSEHSRDAARSEGLLPDDKPNRVIYCGTEHTALTPQTSIRPPGTESAETGFILCLGVSYLHKNRLFALSVLAELHKQGWRGSLVLAGAQPPDGSSLPAEARFMLEHPELAQFVVNLGMISEAEKVWLYSNAGLVLYPTISEGFGLVPFEAAHYGVPCLSTRQGSLVEVLPEDIPVIDEFEPVRAAETARALLDDPAAGQKVVDQILSKGAEFSWARVASDVLEVLHEVTSRPACRVVAIRGEQDYAYLAGAGFGNGGSGSPVKKGIDFAVDWFLARPDIRVKLVPPGSKRQALVRQGIDIAHRRL encoded by the coding sequence ATGAGCCTGTTCCAAGCACGCACCCCGGCCGAGGCGGCGAGCCTGCTTCCCGTCAACGACCAGCCGGTGGTGATCGTCCCGGTTTTCAACTCCTACGACGACGTGGTGCGCTGCTACGAGGCCTATTTCCGCAACACCCCGGCGGACGTGCCGTTGCTGGTGGTGGACGACCGCGGCTGGGACCGGCGCCCGTTTCAGGTGCTGAAGGAGGTTTTCGACGCCGCCGCGCCGGCGCACGACGTGGTGGTGCTGGAGCAGATCTCGAACAAGGGCTTCCTGCTCACCATGAACGACGCGTTCGTCGCGGCCGGCCGCAGCGACATCGTCATCCTCAACAGCGACGTGATCGTCGGTCCCGAGTGGCTGACGCGGATGCGCGAGGCCGCCTACTCCTCCTCGACGGTGGCCACCGTGACGGCGCTGACCAACCACGGCACGATCGTCTCGGTGCCCAAGCGCAACGTCGCGACCGACGACGTGCCAGGCGGGCTGTCGGTGGACGAGGCGGCCCGCCGGGTGGCGGCCGGCTCGCCCAGGCTGCGGCCGCGGATCCCGACCGCGATCGGGCACTGCACCTACGTCAAGCGCAGCGTGCTGGACGTGGTCGGCCCGTTCGACCCGGCGTTCAATCCCGGCTACGGCGAAGAGGTGGACTTCAGCCAGCGCGCGCTGGCGGCCGGCTTCGAGCACGTGGTTGCCGACGACGTCTTCGTGTTCCACAAGGGCGGTTCGAGCTTCGGCCGCTCGCCCGAGATCGAGAAGCGCAAGTACGAGCACGAGCAGATCATCCAGCGCCGCTACCCCTATTACGGCCCGTGGGTGCGCCGGTCCTCGATGGATGACTACTCGCCGCTGGCGGCCTCGCTGCTGGCTGCCCGGCGCTCGCTGCAGGGGCTGGTGGTCGCGGTCGACGGGATGTGCCTGGGCCCGCTGCCGGCCGGCACCCAGGTCGTCGTGGTCGAGACGGTGCGGGCGCTGGCCCAGCGTCCGGACGTGCACCAGGTGCTGGTCTACACGCCGCTGCAGGTGCCCGACTACGTCCGCGACGCCTTCACCGGCCACGCCAAGATCGAGATCCGGCAGACCACGGACCTCACGCCGCAGGTCACTGAGAAGGCGCACGTGGTCTACCGGCCCTACCAGGTGCGCGACGCCGACGAGCTGGAGTGGCTGCGCAGCATCGGCGAGCGGGTGGTGGTCAACCAGCTCGACCTGATCGCCTACCACGACGCCGCCTACTTCAGCCGCGACCAGGCCTGGCGGGACTACCGCGACCTGGCCAAGCTGTCGGCCTACGTGGTCGACGGCCTGACCTACCTGAGCGAGCATTCCCGCGACGCGGCCCGGTCCGAGGGTTTGCTGCCCGATGACAAGCCCAACCGGGTGATCTACTGCGGCACCGAGCACACCGCGCTGACGCCGCAGACCTCGATCCGCCCGCCCGGAACCGAGTCGGCCGAGACCGGCTTCATCCTGTGCCTCGGGGTCTCCTACCTGCACAAGAACCGGTTGTTCGCCCTGTCGGTGCTGGCCGAACTCCACAAGCAGGGCTGGCGCGGCTCGCTGGTGCTGGCCGGGGCTCAGCCGCCCGATGGCTCGTCGCTGCCCGCCGAGGCCAGGTTCATGCTGGAGCATCCCGAGCTCGCCCAGTTCGTGGTGAACCTCGGCATGATCAGCGAGGCCGAGAAGGTCTGGCTGTACTCCAACGCCGGCCTGGTGCTGTACCCGACGATCTCGGAGGGCTTCGGGCTGGTTCCGTTCGAGGCCGCTCACTACGGCGTGCCGTGCCTGTCGACCCGGCAGGGCTCGCTGGTCGAGGTGCTGCCTGAGGACATCCCGGTGATCGACGAGTTCGAGCCGGTGCGGGCGGCCGAGACCGCCAGGGCGCTGCTGGATGACCCGGCGGCCGGGCAGAAGGTGGTCGACCAGATCCTGAGCAAGGGCGCGGAGTTCAGCTGGGCCCGGGTGGCCTCGGACGTGCTGGAGGTGCTGCACGAGGTGACCAGCCGCCCGGCCTGCCGGGTGGTGGCGATCCGCGGCGAGCAGGACTACGCCTACCTCGCCGGCGCCGGTTTCGGCAACGGCGGATCGGGCTCGCCGGTCAAGAAGGGCATCGACTTCGCGGTCGACTGGTTCCTGGCGCGGCCCGACATCCGGGTGAAGCTGGTGCCGCCGGGCTCCAAGCGCCAAGCCCTGGTGCGCCAGGGGATCGACATAGCCCACCGCCGGCTCTAG
- a CDS encoding DUF3103 family protein: MTAFAVASGTTVGITGSAVAAPAPAQGATNQSDARVNKSLDSLAKLFARAMAQQNLRQSVHAAVAKRFDGDTEVLYQTLSTTSDVRRGLATAYSHGGSAQSSDALSAVDRLAADIPRFQVAVPANFDSWNAASYTPLVAYVPTGVEDTTLKTVTAYDAKGKAYALDAQVAPTRPVIVLGVNERTDDSGKLLHPELVSASRQTATADGQTTTTLAATIYQVRMAKVHIINDNEPWAKGSAEISLRAQGCGLSYTDIDWSSLNDDEDWWYGPRYLGDTSCSVYFYWWEDDGSSWDFTLSYGGASLNVKMDDDDDLIGGIQLGLSSFEGGTNAKASWSDLEQWTD; encoded by the coding sequence TTGACTGCGTTCGCAGTCGCCTCCGGCACCACGGTTGGCATCACCGGTTCAGCGGTCGCAGCCCCAGCGCCGGCACAGGGCGCGACCAATCAGTCCGACGCTCGCGTCAACAAGTCCCTGGACTCACTGGCGAAGCTGTTCGCTCGCGCGATGGCCCAGCAGAACCTCCGTCAGAGCGTTCACGCCGCTGTGGCAAAGCGGTTCGATGGCGACACCGAGGTTCTCTACCAGACACTCTCGACTACGTCAGATGTCCGCCGAGGCCTGGCGACTGCATACAGCCATGGGGGAAGCGCTCAATCCAGCGACGCTCTCAGCGCCGTCGATCGCCTGGCCGCCGACATCCCACGCTTCCAGGTCGCCGTGCCGGCCAACTTCGACTCTTGGAATGCCGCTAGCTACACGCCTCTGGTCGCCTATGTGCCCACCGGTGTCGAGGACACGACGCTCAAGACCGTCACTGCCTACGACGCCAAAGGAAAGGCTTACGCGCTGGACGCGCAGGTGGCGCCCACTCGGCCCGTGATCGTCCTGGGAGTCAACGAGAGAACCGATGACTCGGGCAAGCTGCTGCACCCGGAGTTGGTGTCGGCCAGCCGCCAGACGGCGACAGCGGACGGTCAGACGACCACGACCTTGGCAGCGACTATCTATCAAGTGCGCATGGCGAAAGTGCACATCATCAACGACAACGAGCCGTGGGCCAAGGGCAGTGCGGAGATATCGCTGCGTGCTCAAGGATGCGGCCTCAGCTACACCGACATCGACTGGTCCAGTCTGAACGATGACGAGGATTGGTGGTACGGCCCGCGCTACCTGGGCGACACCTCGTGCTCTGTCTATTTCTACTGGTGGGAAGACGACGGCAGTAGCTGGGACTTCACCCTTTCCTACGGCGGCGCATCGCTCAACGTCAAGATGGATGACGACGACGACCTTATCGGCGGCATTCAATTAGGCCTATCCAGCTTCGAGGGCGGCACGAACGCCAAGGCGTCGTGGAGCGATCTGGAGCAGTGGACGGACTAA
- a CDS encoding ABC transporter permease: protein MTAAGPMAPERLTAGPGAPGQPLQRVNAPGTFFRGFGATAGEIWQYRELLGNLIRKELKVKYKDSVLGFVWSLLLPLVQLGVYWLVIGKFLGAGAIPAYGVYIFCGLAIFTLFSEILSTATTSIVFNSGLVKKVYFPRELFPLAATGAALVNFLFQLVILLSAVVIAGLNSGKWPDLSELPLPLLGLVVLVVFATALGLLLAAANVYLRDVQHLITVVLMLWFWVTPIIYNVRRVSGELPSALYTLYLMNPMTPVVFSFQAFFWPQGDGTEFEFDGNVYGRLGVMLVVGLALLWLAQRIFAKAQGNFAQEL from the coding sequence ATGACCGCAGCCGGACCGATGGCGCCGGAGCGGTTGACCGCGGGGCCCGGGGCTCCCGGTCAACCGCTTCAGCGGGTCAACGCCCCGGGCACCTTCTTCCGCGGCTTCGGCGCCACTGCCGGTGAGATCTGGCAGTACCGCGAGCTGCTGGGCAACCTGATCCGCAAAGAGCTCAAGGTCAAGTACAAGGACTCGGTCCTGGGTTTCGTCTGGAGCCTGCTGTTGCCGTTGGTGCAGCTGGGCGTCTACTGGCTGGTGATCGGCAAGTTCCTCGGCGCCGGCGCGATCCCGGCCTACGGCGTCTACATCTTCTGCGGGCTGGCGATCTTCACGCTGTTCTCCGAGATCCTGAGCACCGCCACCACCTCGATCGTCTTCAACTCCGGCCTGGTGAAGAAGGTCTACTTTCCACGCGAGCTGTTCCCGCTGGCCGCGACCGGCGCCGCGCTGGTGAACTTCCTGTTCCAGCTGGTGATCCTGCTCAGCGCCGTGGTGATAGCCGGCCTCAACTCGGGCAAGTGGCCCGATCTGAGCGAGCTGCCGCTGCCGCTGCTGGGGCTGGTCGTGCTGGTGGTCTTCGCCACCGCGCTGGGCCTGCTGCTGGCGGCGGCCAATGTCTACCTGCGCGACGTGCAGCACCTGATCACCGTGGTGCTGATGCTGTGGTTCTGGGTCACGCCGATCATCTACAACGTCCGCCGGGTCAGCGGCGAGCTGCCCTCGGCGCTCTACACGCTGTACCTGATGAACCCGATGACACCAGTGGTGTTCAGCTTCCAGGCGTTCTTCTGGCCGCAGGGTGACGGCACCGAGTTCGAGTTCGACGGCAACGTCTACGGCCGGCTGGGCGTCATGCTGGTCGTCGGCCTGGCTCTGCTGTGGTTGGCCCAGCGGATCTTCGCGAAGGCTCAGGGCAACTTCGCGCAGGAGCTCTGA
- a CDS encoding SDR family NAD(P)-dependent oxidoreductase, which yields MTEALVIGGSSRIGAAIGHTLAGLGHNVTLWGRDAARLGLAADQIRAAGGRAGHRVVDVSDRAALREAAEQVLAGPPLSAVVWAAGLFDWADADQVEPAAWDQLFEVNLVAAAAATRLLLPALLASAPSSLIYLGSVASRQSFAHNAAYVASKHGLAGLSGAVWLDVRDRGVKVSLIAPGLVAAGAGLRSPQGQADPGQLLQPADVAAAVRFVVTFPDRGCPTEIRLEPQRG from the coding sequence ATGACTGAGGCCCTGGTGATCGGCGGCTCAAGCCGTATCGGCGCCGCGATCGGGCACACGCTGGCCGGGCTCGGCCACAACGTCACGCTGTGGGGCCGGGACGCGGCCAGGCTCGGACTGGCCGCCGATCAGATCCGGGCCGCGGGCGGGCGGGCCGGCCACCGCGTGGTGGACGTCAGCGACCGCGCGGCGTTGCGCGAGGCCGCCGAGCAGGTGCTGGCCGGTCCCCCGCTGTCAGCGGTGGTGTGGGCCGCCGGACTCTTCGACTGGGCCGACGCCGACCAGGTCGAGCCAGCGGCCTGGGACCAGCTCTTCGAGGTCAACCTCGTCGCGGCCGCGGCGGCGACCCGGCTGCTGCTGCCGGCGTTGCTGGCCAGCGCCCCCAGCTCGCTGATCTACCTCGGCTCGGTCGCGTCCCGGCAGTCGTTCGCGCACAACGCCGCCTACGTGGCCAGCAAGCACGGCCTGGCGGGGCTGTCCGGCGCGGTCTGGCTCGACGTGCGCGACCGCGGCGTCAAGGTGAGCCTGATCGCCCCCGGCCTGGTCGCGGCCGGCGCCGGCCTGCGGTCACCGCAGGGGCAGGCTGACCCGGGGCAGTTGCTGCAACCCGCCGACGTCGCGGCCGCGGTCCGGTTCGTGGTGACCTTTCCCGACCGAGGGTGCCCCACCGAGATCAGGCTGGAGCCGCAGCGCGGTTGA